The proteins below are encoded in one region of Limnohabitans sp. 63ED37-2:
- a CDS encoding PhoH family protein: MPLPPAPTHRASRLTHKAFESSEEHSDAPAMVQIETKRSLTSETPEAPMAKRPARARKNEAQPLAPTNTVAIQVTAGKPQHESSPSSAGAAREVSKSAPARTKRRSGPSKLFVLDTNVLMHDPMSLFRFEEHDVFLPMIVLEELDGHKKGMTEVARNARQASRSLDTLASAQGADLGKGSPLSATGHTDAMGQLFFQTQALDLSLPLALPQGKADNQILGVVKALGLLHAPRDVVLVSKDINMRVKARALGLQAEDYQNDKTLEDGDLLYPGSMALPQDFWTKHGKTVESWQQGAHTFYRISGPIVPSLFMNQFVYFEAPGEPSLYARVTEIRGKTAVLRTLKDFTHQKNAVWGVTTRNREQNFAMNLLTDPDVDFVTLAGTAGTGKTLMALAAGLTQVLDDRRYTEIIMTRATVSVGEDIGFLPGTEEEKMGPWMGALDDNLEFLAKGDGGNAGEWGRAATNELIKSRIKIKSMNFMRGRTFMNKYVIIDEAQNLTPKQMKTLITRAGPGTKIICMGNLAQIDTPYLTEGSSGLTYAVDRFKGWAHGGHITLARGERSRLADFASEAL; encoded by the coding sequence ATGCCATTGCCACCCGCTCCCACCCATCGCGCCAGCCGCTTGACCCACAAAGCCTTTGAAAGCAGCGAGGAACATTCCGATGCCCCCGCCATGGTGCAAATTGAAACCAAACGGAGTTTGACGAGCGAGACACCCGAAGCCCCCATGGCCAAGCGCCCTGCCCGTGCACGTAAAAATGAAGCCCAACCCTTGGCGCCCACAAACACAGTGGCCATACAAGTGACTGCAGGCAAACCTCAGCACGAGTCCAGCCCTTCATCGGCCGGAGCCGCCCGTGAGGTCAGCAAATCCGCTCCTGCCCGAACCAAGCGGCGCAGCGGCCCGAGCAAGCTCTTTGTGCTCGATACCAATGTGCTGATGCACGACCCCATGAGTCTCTTCCGCTTTGAAGAGCACGATGTTTTCTTGCCCATGATCGTGCTGGAAGAACTCGATGGCCACAAAAAAGGCATGACCGAGGTCGCACGCAATGCACGCCAAGCCAGCCGCTCGCTGGACACCTTGGCCTCGGCGCAAGGTGCAGACCTAGGTAAAGGCTCACCCTTGAGCGCCACGGGCCACACCGATGCGATGGGTCAATTGTTTTTCCAAACCCAGGCGCTTGATCTGAGCCTGCCTTTGGCATTGCCTCAGGGTAAGGCCGACAACCAGATCCTGGGCGTGGTCAAAGCGCTGGGGCTGCTCCATGCGCCTCGAGATGTGGTGTTGGTCTCCAAAGACATCAACATGCGCGTCAAGGCCCGTGCACTGGGGCTTCAGGCGGAGGACTACCAAAACGACAAAACCCTGGAAGATGGCGACTTGCTTTACCCGGGCTCCATGGCCTTGCCCCAGGATTTCTGGACCAAACATGGCAAAACCGTGGAAAGCTGGCAGCAAGGGGCTCACACCTTCTATCGGATTTCAGGTCCGATCGTGCCCAGTTTGTTCATGAACCAGTTTGTCTATTTCGAGGCCCCCGGAGAACCCAGTCTGTATGCCCGTGTGACCGAAATCCGGGGCAAGACAGCGGTGTTGCGCACCCTCAAGGACTTCACCCACCAAAAGAATGCGGTCTGGGGCGTCACCACACGCAACCGGGAGCAAAACTTTGCGATGAACTTGCTGACCGATCCAGACGTCGACTTTGTCACGCTGGCAGGCACAGCAGGCACGGGCAAAACCCTGATGGCCTTGGCTGCAGGCCTGACCCAAGTGCTGGACGATCGCCGCTACACCGAGATCATCATGACCCGCGCCACCGTGAGCGTGGGCGAAGACATCGGCTTTTTACCAGGCACCGAAGAAGAAAAAATGGGCCCCTGGATGGGCGCACTGGACGACAACCTGGAATTTTTGGCCAAAGGCGACGGCGGTAATGCCGGTGAATGGGGCCGTGCCGCAACCAACGAGCTGATCAAGAGCCGCATCAAGATCAAGAGCATGAACTTCATGCGCGGTCGCACTTTCATGAACAAGTACGTGATCATCGACGAGGCCCAAAACTTAACTCCCAAGCAGATGAAAACGCTGATCACCCGCGCAGGCCCGGGCACCAAGATCATCTGCATGGGTAACCTTGCCCAGATCGACACGCCTTACTTGACCGAGGGCTCTTCTGGCTTGACCTATGCGGTCGACCGTTTCAAGGGCTGGGCACATGGGGGGCACATCACCCTCGCGCGTGGTGAGCGATCGCGCCTGGCCGATTTTGCCAGCGAAGCGCTTTAA
- the dnaB gene encoding replicative DNA helicase produces the protein MSAVFSPSLNAFPPELSGDSQVANLRVPPHSIEAESSVLGGLLLDNGAWDRVGDLLVDNDFYRHEHKLIYAAIGALINASKPADVITVNEQLQNQGKADEMGGLGYLNSLAQYVPSASNIRRYAEIVRERSILRKLVSASDEIATNAFNPQGKAIDRILDEAEQKIFNIGEEGSRMKQGFQSMDTLVVELLDRVQEMADNPNDITGVPTGFYDLDRMTSGLQPGDMVVLAARPSMGKTAFAINIAEHVALNEGLPVAVFSMEMGASQLAVRVVGSIGRIDQGHLRTGKLSDDEWPRLTEAIEKLRTVSLHIDETPGLTPSELRANARRLARQCGKLGLIVVDYLQLMSGSGGSGGDNRATELGEISRGLKMLAKELQCPVIALSQLNRSVEQRTDKRPMMSDLRESGAIEQDADIIMFIYRDDYYNKDSKDPGVAEIIIGKQRNGPTGTVRLTFLKNLTRFESLASGLSDDY, from the coding sequence ATGTCCGCCGTTTTTTCCCCTTCCTTGAACGCCTTCCCACCCGAACTGTCTGGCGACAGCCAAGTGGCCAATCTGCGTGTGCCGCCCCATTCAATTGAAGCCGAGTCCAGTGTTCTGGGAGGTCTGTTGCTGGACAACGGTGCTTGGGACCGTGTCGGGGATTTGCTGGTCGACAACGACTTTTACCGCCATGAACACAAGCTGATTTATGCAGCCATCGGGGCGCTGATTAACGCTTCCAAGCCTGCCGACGTCATCACTGTGAACGAGCAGTTGCAGAACCAAGGCAAGGCCGATGAAATGGGCGGCTTGGGTTACCTGAACTCCTTGGCACAGTACGTGCCTAGCGCCAGCAACATTCGCCGCTATGCCGAGATCGTGCGCGAGCGCTCGATCCTGCGCAAACTGGTGTCCGCCAGCGATGAAATCGCAACGAATGCCTTTAACCCACAAGGCAAGGCGATTGACAGAATTTTGGACGAGGCCGAGCAAAAGATCTTCAACATTGGTGAAGAAGGCTCGCGCATGAAGCAGGGTTTTCAGTCGATGGACACCCTGGTGGTGGAGTTGCTCGACCGCGTGCAGGAGATGGCCGACAACCCCAACGACATCACAGGGGTGCCCACTGGTTTTTACGATCTGGACCGCATGACATCCGGCCTGCAGCCGGGTGACATGGTGGTGTTGGCGGCGCGTCCTTCGATGGGTAAAACGGCCTTTGCCATCAACATTGCCGAGCATGTGGCCTTGAACGAAGGTTTGCCGGTGGCGGTGTTCTCCATGGAAATGGGAGCTTCGCAATTGGCGGTGCGTGTGGTGGGCTCGATCGGCCGCATCGACCAGGGCCATTTACGCACAGGCAAGCTCAGTGACGACGAGTGGCCTCGCCTGACCGAGGCGATTGAGAAGCTGCGCACGGTGTCTTTGCACATCGACGAAACGCCGGGCCTCACGCCCTCGGAGTTGCGGGCGAATGCCCGTCGCTTGGCACGGCAGTGCGGCAAGCTCGGCTTGATTGTGGTGGACTATTTGCAGCTGATGAGTGGCTCGGGCGGCTCGGGCGGTGACAACCGCGCCACCGAGTTAGGCGAGATTTCACGGGGCCTGAAAATGCTGGCCAAAGAGCTGCAGTGCCCCGTGATTGCCTTGTCACAGCTGAACCGAAGCGTGGAGCAGCGCACCGACAAACGCCCCATGATGAGCGACTTGCGAGAGTCCGGCGCCATCGAGCAGGATGCGGACATCATCATGTTCATTTATCGAGACGATTACTACAACAAGGATTCCAAAGATCCCGGTGTGGCGGAAATCATCATCGGTAAGCAACGTAACGGCCCCACAGGCACGGTCCGGCTCACTTTCTTGAAAAACCTGACCCGTTTTGAAAGCCTGGCCTCAGGCCTCAGCGACGATTACTGA
- the rplI gene encoding 50S ribosomal protein L9 has protein sequence MQIILLEKVVNLGNLGDIVKVKDGYARNFLIPQGRARRATEANKAEFEARRVELEKAAAAKLADAQTQGQKLAGLVVKLSQKAGVDGRLFGSVTNHDICEELNKQGYKLVKSQIRMPHGPIKVVSDSTVSVALHTDVVVDVTVTVYGETA, from the coding sequence ATGCAAATCATCCTGCTCGAGAAGGTTGTGAACCTGGGTAATCTGGGCGATATCGTCAAAGTCAAAGACGGCTACGCTCGCAACTTCCTGATCCCCCAAGGCCGCGCACGCCGTGCGACCGAAGCCAACAAGGCCGAGTTTGAAGCTCGCCGTGTTGAACTGGAAAAAGCCGCAGCTGCCAAGCTGGCCGATGCGCAAACCCAAGGCCAAAAGCTCGCTGGCTTGGTGGTCAAGTTGTCGCAAAAAGCGGGTGTGGATGGCCGTTTGTTCGGTTCCGTCACCAACCATGACATCTGCGAAGAGCTGAACAAACAAGGCTACAAGCTGGTCAAGTCCCAGATCCGCATGCCCCATGGCCCCATCAAAGTGGTGAGCGATTCCACCGTGTCGGTGGCCTTGCACACCGATGTGGTGGTGGACGTGACCGTGACGGTTTACGGCGAAACAGCCTGA
- the rpsR gene encoding 30S ribosomal protein S18 — MATFKKFNKDKRPKRNTQSLLFKRKRFCRFTVTGVEEIDYKDVDTLRDFIAENGKIIPARLTGTRAIFQRQLNTAIKRARILALLPYTDQHKV; from the coding sequence ATGGCCACGTTCAAAAAATTCAACAAAGACAAGCGCCCCAAGCGCAATACCCAGTCCCTGCTGTTCAAGCGCAAGCGTTTCTGCCGTTTCACAGTCACTGGCGTCGAAGAAATCGACTACAAAGATGTCGACACCCTGCGTGACTTCATTGCCGAAAATGGCAAGATCATTCCTGCACGTCTGACTGGCACACGCGCCATTTTCCAGCGTCAGCTCAACACAGCCATCAAGCGCGCACGCATCTTGGCTTTGTTGCCCTACACCGACCAGCATAAAGTCTAA
- the priB gene encoding primosomal replication protein N, with amino-acid sequence MNRTELIACIAEQSALRYTPAGLPALDLILEHASEVQEVGQMRKVQLKLRALAIGSLAERLGQQAVGSVWTFRGFLATPRQGKSVVLHIQEFQQD; translated from the coding sequence GTGAACCGTACCGAACTTATAGCTTGTATTGCCGAGCAAAGCGCTTTGCGATACACCCCCGCTGGTTTGCCTGCTCTTGATTTGATTCTGGAGCATGCCTCTGAAGTTCAAGAGGTCGGGCAAATGCGCAAAGTCCAGTTGAAGCTTCGTGCCTTGGCCATTGGGTCTTTGGCCGAAAGACTGGGTCAGCAAGCGGTTGGCAGTGTTTGGACGTTCCGAGGCTTTTTGGCCACCCCTCGACAAGGCAAAAGTGTCGTGTTGCACATTCAAGAGTTTCAGCAAGATTAA
- the rpsF gene encoding 30S ribosomal protein S6 — protein MRHYEIILLIHPDQSEQVPAMLERYKGMITAGGGSIHRVEDWGRRQLAYQINKLGKAHYLCVNIEADQAVMAELEHAFKFNDAVLRHLTVLKKKAETGPSSMMKTVEREEARKSQQAEFAA, from the coding sequence ATGCGTCATTACGAAATCATTTTGCTGATCCACCCCGATCAGTCTGAACAAGTGCCAGCCATGCTGGAGCGCTACAAAGGCATGATCACTGCCGGCGGTGGCAGCATCCACCGTGTGGAAGACTGGGGTCGCCGCCAGTTGGCTTACCAAATTAACAAGCTGGGCAAAGCCCACTACCTGTGCGTGAACATCGAAGCCGACCAAGCGGTCATGGCTGAACTCGAACATGCCTTCAAGTTCAACGACGCTGTGTTGCGTCACCTCACGGTGCTGAAGAAAAAAGCCGAAACAGGTCCTTCATCCATGATGAAGACTGTCGAGCGCGAAGAAGCCCGCAAGTCCCAACAAGCCGAATTCGCCGCTTGA
- a CDS encoding VC_2705 family sodium/solute symporter — translation MSQPVDVAMSSAYRWRLHRNVLIYVGFLLSLIVAMAWAERSGLSRNLIGPIFLFSTVMIYALIGIAARTTDEDEYYVAGRRIPAMYNGMATAADWMSAASFISLAGALYLQGFSGSGNQPGGLAYVMGWTGGFCLVALLIAPQLRAMRLYTLPDYFDQRYGGRWPRVIAALASVLCSFTYVVAQIYGIGLIASRLTGVQFEIGILLGLGGVLLCSFLGGMRAITWTQVAQYIMLLLAFLIPVSWLAYKQLGNPVAPLAYGAQLSAIASIEKRLMDDPAELEVRREYAQRAKIYASRLQDVDAAMVDLRQELEEKIRLLKAQGADFATIAQVRRELLAVPHEASAARELWTRAMHDNLERARPLGGMPPHAQAFTGEPDGGLAQEKLFNESRLNFMALVFCLMIGTAGLPHLLTRFYTSPSVAETRSSVAWSLFFIGLIYLSVPALAVLVKFEVLNTLVGSRFAELPSWMAQWARLDSALLEFSDINGDGILQLGELKLGADMIMLATPELGGMPFVVSGLVAAGGLAAALSTADGLLLTISNALVRDMRPNGVKGPKSSEGRVILSKFALLAVAMLAAVVAAFKPAEILALVSASFSLAASAFFPGMVLGMAWSRVHRPAVVLGMLAGLGVTIYYMVVNAPGFRHFWELDPYGGLWWGIQPLSAGVFGVPVGFAAMVLATWLIPQRLISQNQRAQTSAAGPSNSYPGL, via the coding sequence ATGAGCCAACCCGTGGATGTCGCCATGTCTTCGGCTTACCGCTGGCGACTGCACCGCAATGTTCTGATTTATGTGGGTTTTCTGCTGAGTTTGATCGTGGCCATGGCTTGGGCCGAGCGCTCAGGCCTGTCCCGGAACCTGATCGGACCGATCTTTCTGTTCAGCACGGTCATGATCTATGCACTGATCGGGATCGCGGCGAGAACCACGGACGAGGACGAGTATTACGTGGCTGGACGCCGCATCCCGGCCATGTACAACGGCATGGCCACGGCGGCCGACTGGATGAGTGCGGCCTCCTTCATCAGTCTGGCGGGAGCGCTGTACCTGCAAGGCTTTTCCGGCAGCGGCAACCAGCCCGGCGGCCTGGCTTATGTGATGGGGTGGACGGGTGGGTTTTGCCTCGTGGCCTTGTTGATTGCGCCTCAATTGCGTGCCATGCGCTTGTACACCTTGCCTGATTACTTCGATCAGCGTTATGGCGGTCGCTGGCCACGCGTGATTGCGGCGCTGGCTTCGGTGCTGTGTTCGTTCACGTATGTGGTGGCCCAGATCTACGGCATCGGCCTGATCGCTTCGCGTCTGACCGGTGTGCAGTTTGAAATCGGCATCTTGTTGGGTTTGGGCGGTGTTTTGCTGTGTTCGTTTTTGGGTGGGATGCGGGCCATCACTTGGACCCAGGTGGCCCAGTACATCATGCTGCTGCTGGCCTTTCTCATTCCGGTGTCTTGGTTGGCCTACAAACAATTGGGCAATCCTGTCGCACCATTGGCCTATGGCGCACAGCTGTCGGCCATTGCCAGCATCGAAAAACGTTTGATGGACGACCCGGCCGAGTTGGAAGTGCGCCGCGAATACGCCCAAAGGGCCAAAATTTACGCTTCACGCTTGCAGGATGTGGACGCGGCCATGGTGGATTTGCGCCAGGAGTTGGAAGAAAAAATCCGCCTGCTCAAAGCGCAAGGTGCCGACTTTGCCACCATTGCCCAGGTGCGCCGTGAGCTGCTGGCTGTGCCGCACGAAGCCTCAGCTGCTCGCGAGTTATGGACCCGCGCGATGCACGACAACCTGGAGCGGGCGCGGCCTTTGGGGGGCATGCCGCCGCACGCACAGGCTTTCACCGGGGAGCCGGATGGTGGGCTGGCCCAAGAAAAACTGTTCAACGAGTCGCGCCTGAATTTCATGGCCCTTGTGTTTTGCTTGATGATTGGCACGGCAGGTTTGCCGCATTTGTTGACCCGCTTTTACACTTCGCCCTCGGTGGCCGAAACGCGCAGCTCCGTGGCTTGGTCCTTGTTTTTCATCGGCCTCATTTACCTGAGCGTGCCTGCCTTGGCGGTGCTGGTGAAGTTCGAGGTCCTCAACACCTTGGTGGGCAGCCGTTTTGCCGAATTGCCCAGCTGGATGGCGCAATGGGCCCGTTTGGATTCGGCTTTGCTGGAGTTCTCGGACATCAACGGCGACGGTATTTTGCAATTGGGTGAGCTCAAGCTCGGTGCGGACATGATCATGTTGGCCACACCCGAGTTGGGCGGGATGCCGTTCGTGGTGTCCGGCTTGGTCGCCGCCGGGGGGCTGGCCGCTGCTTTGTCGACCGCCGATGGTTTGCTGTTGACCATCAGCAACGCCTTGGTGCGCGACATGCGACCCAATGGCGTCAAAGGCCCCAAGTCCTCGGAGGGTCGGGTGATCCTGTCCAAGTTCGCTTTGCTGGCCGTGGCCATGCTGGCGGCGGTGGTGGCCGCCTTCAAGCCCGCAGAAATTCTGGCCTTGGTGTCGGCTTCATTTTCGCTGGCCGCCTCGGCATTCTTTCCGGGCATGGTGTTGGGCATGGCCTGGTCGCGGGTACATCGTCCGGCCGTGGTATTGGGCATGCTGGCCGGTTTGGGTGTGACCATCTATTACATGGTGGTCAATGCCCCTGGTTTCCGTCATTTTTGGGAGTTGGACCCTTATGGCGGCTTGTGGTGGGGTATACAGCCCTTGTCTGCAGGTGTGTTTGGCGTCCCTGTGGGTTTTGCAGCCATGGTCCTTGCCACCTGGCTGATCCCTCAGCGCCTGATCAGCCAAAACCAGCGTGCTCAGACTTCAGCGGCGGGCCCGTCCAACAGCTATCCGGGACTGTGA
- the ppsA gene encoding phosphoenolpyruvate synthase, with amino-acid sequence MSDLFSETALVVPFELLRMTDVESVGGKNASLGEMISQLPSGVRVPTGFATTAHAFRQFLAFGGLTERINARLDALDTEDVRALAAAGAEIRAMVEAQPFPADLEQAIREAFVRLQGSNPEASFAVRSSATAEDLPDASFAGQQETFLNVVGIEDVLHKMKEVFASLYNDRAISYRVHKGFAHADVALSAGVQRMVRSDLGAAGVMFTIDTESGFEDVVFITSSYGLGETVVQGAVNPDEFYVHKPMLAAGKRSVIRRNLGSKLIEMVFATPEEKAASGKLVKTTDVPTELRNRYSLTDDEVEQLARYAVVIEQHYGRPMDIEWGKDGTDGLLYILQARPETVKSQAKGTPELRYKLKGKSTILAEGRAIGQKIGTGPVRLVHNISEMDKVQPGDVLVTDMTDPNWEPVMKRASAIVTNRGGRTCHAAIIARELGIPAVVGCGNATEQLTEGTLVTVSCAEGDTGHIYDGLLETEISEIQRGVLPEIKTKIMMNVGNPQLAFDFAQLPNAGVGLARLEFIINNNIGVHPKAILDYPAIDADLKKAVESVARGHASPRAFYVDKVAEGVASIAAAFWPKPVIVRLSDFKSNEYRKLIGGSRYEPEEENPMLGFRGAARYISADFGEAFAMECEALKRVRGEMGLTNVQIMVPFVRTLGQAKKVTQLLASQGLRRGEAGLKVIMMCEVPSNAILAEQFLEFFDGFSIGSNDLTQLTLGLDRDSGMELLAADFDERDPAVTALISQAIQACLAQGKYIGICGQGPSDHPDFAHWLMDQGISSISLNPDTVIETWTNLGR; translated from the coding sequence ATGTCTGATCTTTTCAGTGAGACCGCCCTGGTCGTTCCCTTCGAGCTTTTGCGCATGACCGACGTCGAGTCGGTCGGTGGCAAAAATGCCAGCTTGGGGGAGATGATTTCCCAGCTGCCTTCCGGCGTTCGGGTGCCCACGGGCTTTGCCACCACCGCCCACGCTTTTCGCCAGTTTTTGGCGTTTGGTGGCCTGACCGAGCGCATCAACGCGCGTTTGGACGCACTGGACACTGAAGATGTGCGTGCCTTGGCCGCTGCCGGGGCCGAAATCCGGGCCATGGTCGAAGCCCAGCCTTTCCCAGCCGATCTGGAACAAGCCATTCGAGAAGCCTTTGTACGCCTGCAAGGCAGTAACCCGGAGGCTTCGTTTGCGGTGCGCTCATCCGCTACGGCCGAAGACTTGCCGGACGCTTCTTTCGCAGGTCAACAAGAAACCTTCTTGAATGTGGTCGGCATCGAGGACGTGTTGCACAAAATGAAGGAGGTGTTCGCCTCCCTTTACAACGACCGCGCCATCAGCTACCGCGTGCACAAGGGTTTTGCCCACGCCGACGTGGCCTTGTCCGCGGGCGTGCAGCGCATGGTGCGCTCCGATTTGGGCGCGGCGGGTGTCATGTTCACCATCGACACCGAGTCGGGTTTTGAAGACGTGGTGTTCATCACCTCCAGCTACGGCCTGGGTGAAACGGTGGTGCAGGGCGCGGTGAACCCAGACGAGTTCTATGTGCACAAACCCATGCTGGCCGCGGGCAAGCGCAGCGTGATCCGCCGCAATCTGGGCTCCAAGCTCATCGAGATGGTTTTCGCCACCCCAGAAGAAAAAGCCGCCTCGGGCAAGCTGGTCAAAACCACCGATGTGCCCACCGAACTGCGCAACCGCTACAGCCTGACCGATGACGAGGTCGAGCAACTGGCCCGCTACGCGGTGGTGATCGAGCAGCATTACGGCCGCCCCATGGACATCGAATGGGGCAAAGACGGCACCGACGGTTTGCTCTACATATTGCAAGCTCGCCCTGAAACCGTGAAAAGCCAGGCCAAAGGCACGCCTGAGTTGCGTTACAAGCTCAAAGGCAAAAGCACCATCTTGGCCGAGGGCCGTGCGATTGGTCAAAAGATCGGCACAGGCCCGGTGCGCTTGGTGCACAACATCAGCGAGATGGACAAGGTCCAGCCCGGCGATGTGCTGGTGACCGACATGACGGACCCAAACTGGGAGCCGGTGATGAAGCGCGCGAGCGCCATCGTCACCAATCGGGGCGGACGCACTTGCCATGCCGCCATCATTGCCCGTGAATTGGGCATTCCGGCGGTGGTGGGTTGCGGTAACGCCACCGAGCAACTGACCGAAGGCACCCTGGTCACCGTCAGTTGTGCAGAGGGCGATACCGGCCACATTTACGACGGTTTGCTGGAGACCGAGATCAGCGAGATTCAGCGCGGCGTGCTGCCCGAGATCAAAACCAAAATCATGATGAACGTGGGCAACCCTCAGTTGGCTTTTGACTTTGCCCAGTTGCCCAACGCCGGCGTAGGCTTAGCCCGTCTGGAATTCATCATCAACAACAACATCGGTGTGCACCCCAAGGCCATTTTGGATTACCCCGCCATCGATGCCGACTTGAAGAAAGCTGTTGAATCGGTAGCCCGTGGCCATGCATCGCCACGAGCCTTCTATGTCGACAAGGTCGCCGAAGGCGTGGCCAGCATCGCCGCCGCTTTCTGGCCCAAGCCGGTCATCGTGCGTTTGTCCGACTTCAAGAGCAATGAATACCGCAAACTGATCGGCGGCAGCCGATATGAACCGGAAGAAGAAAACCCGATGCTGGGTTTCCGAGGCGCTGCGCGTTACATCAGCGCAGATTTTGGCGAAGCCTTTGCCATGGAATGCGAAGCCCTCAAACGGGTGCGCGGCGAGATGGGCCTGACCAACGTGCAGATCATGGTGCCTTTTGTGCGCACCTTGGGGCAAGCCAAAAAGGTCACCCAGCTGCTCGCCAGCCAAGGCCTGCGTCGAGGGGAAGCGGGTCTCAAAGTGATCATGATGTGCGAGGTGCCCAGCAACGCTATTCTGGCCGAGCAGTTCCTCGAGTTCTTCGATGGCTTCTCGATTGGCTCGAATGACCTGACGCAGCTGACTTTGGGCCTGGACCGCGACTCGGGCATGGAGTTGCTGGCCGCTGATTTTGACGAGCGCGATCCGGCGGTCACGGCCTTGATCTCGCAAGCCATCCAAGCCTGCTTGGCTCAGGGCAAATACATCGGCATTTGTGGCCAAGGCCCCTCGGACCATCCGGACTTTGCGCATTGGTTGATGGACCAGGGCATCAGCTCGATCTCGCTGAACCCGGACACCGTCATCGAGACTTGGACCAATCTGGGACGCTGA
- the ppsR gene encoding posphoenolpyruvate synthetase regulatory kinase/phosphorylase PpsR: MPKRTVFFVSDGTGITAETFGNAILAQFDMKSRHVRLPFTDTIDKAHQAVRQINHTAETEGTKPIVFTTLVNMDVLKVLQEHCQGMLLDMFGTFVNPLEAELGIKSHHRVGRFSDVSKSKEYHDRIEAINFSLAHDDGQSNRDLESADVILVGVSRSGKTPTSLYLAMQHGLKAANYPLIPEDFDRRQLPPALVPHRTKIFGLSIHPDRLAEIRAERRPNSRYASIENCRMEVSEAEAMMRRSGIRWLSTTTKSIEEIATTILQEIKPERLIY, from the coding sequence ATGCCCAAACGCACTGTATTTTTCGTCTCTGACGGCACCGGCATCACTGCCGAGACTTTTGGCAACGCCATTCTTGCCCAGTTCGACATGAAGTCACGCCATGTGCGATTGCCCTTCACCGACACCATCGACAAAGCACACCAAGCGGTCCGGCAGATCAACCACACCGCAGAAACAGAGGGAACCAAACCCATTGTGTTCACCACCTTGGTGAACATGGACGTGCTCAAGGTACTGCAAGAACACTGCCAGGGCATGTTGCTCGACATGTTTGGCACCTTCGTCAACCCTCTGGAAGCCGAGCTCGGCATCAAGTCGCACCACCGAGTCGGTCGGTTTTCGGATGTCAGCAAAAGCAAGGAATACCACGACCGCATCGAAGCCATCAATTTTTCGCTGGCGCATGACGATGGCCAGTCCAACCGGGATTTGGAATCGGCCGATGTGATCTTGGTGGGTGTCAGCCGAAGCGGCAAAACCCCGACCAGTTTGTACCTGGCCATGCAGCACGGCCTCAAAGCAGCCAACTACCCCCTGATTCCAGAAGATTTTGACCGCAGGCAATTGCCGCCTGCCTTGGTGCCGCACCGCACAAAAATCTTTGGTCTGAGCATCCACCCGGACCGATTGGCCGAGATCCGCGCCGAGCGCAGGCCCAATTCACGTTACGCCAGCATTGAAAACTGCCGCATGGAAGTCTCAGAAGCCGAAGCCATGATGCGCCGCTCAGGCATCCGCTGGCTGTCGACCACGACCAAGTCGATCGAAGAGATCGCCACCACCATCCTTCAGGAAATCAAGCCTGAGCGCTTGATTTACTGA